The following are from one region of the Ignavibacteriota bacterium genome:
- a CDS encoding MotA/TolQ/ExbB proton channel family protein has translation MNLIEIFLKGGMVMWAILFCSVVALAVAIDRFLILRKAKINVPAFLVRIRGFIKSKDMSGAASYCLREKSPIGNMVRKGLKKFGMGHERVKEAIENAGRQEVSKLEKGLSVLATVAGVAPLLGFLGTVTGMIQAFMRIEDLAGAANPGDLAGGIWEALLTTAFGLIVGIPAYVAYNYFLSAVSKFVSDMETVANDVVDTMQDSTRAVNEFDDEIEVEM, from the coding sequence ATGAATTTAATTGAAATCTTTCTAAAGGGCGGAATGGTTATGTGGGCAATATTGTTCTGCTCTGTTGTAGCATTAGCAGTAGCTATCGATAGATTTTTAATCCTTCGTAAAGCTAAAATCAATGTACCTGCCTTCCTCGTCAGAATAAGAGGATTTATTAAAAGTAAAGATATGAGTGGAGCTGCATCATACTGCCTGAGAGAGAAATCTCCAATTGGTAATATGGTGAGAAAAGGTTTGAAAAAATTTGGTATGGGTCACGAACGAGTTAAAGAAGCGATTGAAAATGCAGGCAGACAGGAAGTAAGCAAACTCGAAAAAGGATTATCAGTTCTTGCAACTGTAGCGGGAGTAGCTCCTTTGCTTGGATTTCTTGGTACTGTTACCGGTATGATTCAGGCATTTATGAGGATTGAGGATCTTGCAGGTGCTGCTAATCCCGGAGATCTCGCCGGAGGCATTTGGGAAGCTTTATTAACTACAGCATTTGGTTTAATCGTTGGAATTCCTGCGTACGTTGCGTATAACTATTTCCTGAGTGCAGTCAGCAAATTTGTGTCAGATATGGAAACTGTCGCAAACGATGTAGTGGATACTATGCAGGATTCAACCAGAGCGGTAAATGAATTTGATGATGAAATTGAAGTTGAGATGTAG
- a CDS encoding biopolymer transporter ExbD translates to MKFKLSNQPLSVFSYASLTDMVLLLLIFFLLSSQFVIQTGVKVKLPGSKTNELSDATKLVVTITSAGVVYAGADQTTIELLSGKLLELKGAAEEGSLIIRADKTVQIDLVIKVIDAAKSVGIGKFTIETEKENI, encoded by the coding sequence ATGAAGTTTAAATTATCAAATCAACCATTAAGCGTGTTCTCGTATGCCTCACTCACGGATATGGTATTGTTGTTACTGATTTTTTTCTTGCTGTCATCACAATTCGTAATCCAAACCGGTGTAAAGGTGAAATTACCTGGTTCAAAAACAAACGAGCTTTCGGATGCAACTAAATTAGTTGTAACAATAACTTCTGCAGGTGTTGTGTATGCGGGAGCTGATCAAACAACAATTGAGTTATTGTCAGGTAAACTACTTGAATTGAAAGGTGCAGCGGAGGAAGGGAGTCTTATAATCAGGGCTGATAAGACTGTACAGATTGACCTGGTAATAAAAGTTATTGATGCCGCAAAATCTGTTGGAATTGGAAAATTTACAATCGAAACTGAGAAAGAAAATATTTAA
- a CDS encoding DUF2085 domain-containing protein produces MNFIFLCISILSLLGIWIYGFLTPVLLDIDNSFLQFLFARTYSTMCHQDSARCITIGNEHLLVCARCAGIYFGAFITCLINLFRKPIHIDKKIFIFMSLPMLLDIISVLMGLYQYSKIVASLTGLIFGSFLLLLIISELEDYLFIKKVLKNE; encoded by the coding sequence ATGAATTTTATTTTTTTATGTATTTCTATTCTTTCATTATTGGGAATATGGATTTATGGATTTTTAACACCAGTGTTGCTTGATATTGATAACTCTTTCCTTCAATTTCTATTTGCAAGAACTTACTCGACAATGTGTCATCAGGATTCAGCAAGATGTATCACGATTGGTAATGAACATTTACTTGTATGTGCAAGATGTGCAGGAATTTATTTTGGGGCATTTATAACTTGTCTGATTAATTTATTCCGGAAACCAATTCATATAGATAAAAAGATATTCATATTTATGTCTCTGCCGATGCTTCTTGATATTATTTCTGTTCTGATGGGATTATATCAATATTCAAAAATTGTTGCATCTCTAACAGGATTAATTTTCGGAAGCTTTCTTCTACTACTTATCATTTCAGAATTAGAAGATTATTTATTCATCAAAAAAGTTTTGAAAAATGAATAA
- a CDS encoding (2Fe-2S) ferredoxin domain-containing protein: MMKRFEKHIFICENKRPEGHPKGCCADKNSLAVRDLFKKRLKELGLSTEIRANAAGCLDACEHGVTVVVYPEQIWYGKVLVDDVETIIQEHILKNNPVERLKIKDAKFNKT; encoded by the coding sequence ATTATGAAACGATTTGAAAAACACATTTTTATTTGTGAGAATAAAAGACCTGAAGGTCATCCTAAAGGATGTTGTGCCGACAAGAACAGTCTGGCGGTCAGGGATTTATTTAAAAAGCGTTTGAAAGAACTGGGGCTCAGTACTGAAATCCGAGCCAATGCAGCCGGTTGTCTGGATGCCTGCGAGCATGGAGTTACTGTTGTTGTTTATCCAGAACAAATTTGGTATGGTAAAGTTTTAGTTGATGATGTGGAAACTATTATTCAGGAACATATATTAAAAAACAATCCGGTGGAGCGATTAAAAATAAAAGATGCGAAGTTTAACAAAACATAA